The Nostoc sp. PCC 7524 nucleotide sequence AACATTACTCTTTTGCAAAATAATTCACGATGGTACAAGCGTGAATGCACTGAGGAGCGATAATTAACTCAACAATCATATTGATACAAGCACAGGGCTAGAGTTTTGTGATATCAATGTATACCAGTGAATCAATCAAATATTCTCCTAGAGCAGACATTGGACAAACGAGCCGTGTTCTGGTTGTAGAAGATGAAGAGCTAATCCAAGAGATGCTAGCCGTAGCATTAGAGGAAGAAGGTTATGGAGTGCTGACAGTTCCTGACGGGCGTTCGGCGGTGGAATATATCAAAGGCTTTGAACCCAATGGGGGAGAATTTCCCTTTGACTTAATTATTCTAGATATCATGTTGCCTCAGATTAATGGGTTAGATATTTGCCGCTTGTTACGTCATCAAGGCAACCCAGTACCGATTTTGATGTTAAGTGCTAAAGGTAGCGAAACCGATCGCGTGTTAGGTTTAGAAGTCGGTGCAGATGACTACCTGACTAAACCCTTTAGTATGCGGGAATTAGTGGCACGTTGTCGCGCTTTACTCCGTCGTCAGCGTTTAAGCACCCTACCACAGCTACCCGTACTTAAATACAAGGAAGTAACCTTGAACCCTCAAGAGTGTCGGGTGTTAGTGCGCGGACAAGAAGTGAATCTTTCCCCCAAAGAATTCCGCTTATTAGAATTATTTATGAGTTATGCGCGACGGGTTTGGTCGCGGGAGCAATTACTAGATCAGGTTTGGGGCCCTGATTTTGTCGGTGATAGCAAAACTGTAGATGTTCATATCCGGTGGTTGCGCGAAAAGCTAGAGCAAGATCCCAGCCACCCAGAATATATTGTGACTGTCAGAGGATTTGGCTATCGGTTCGGATAATCTATTGAGATAGTTGTTAGTTTTTATTAATCACCAAGCAACTAACAACTCAAACTCAAATGCTTTTATTGGGATTTTTTCTGGGTTTAGCGGTAGGCATTGGGTTTTGGATTTGGCAACAGGTTCAACTAAATCGCTACCTGTGGCAATTACTCCAGCCGTTAAATTCCCGTTCTTCTAAATTGGCGCTGTCTTGGCTTCCTCGTCTACGGCAAGAAATCACTACCCTTAAGCAGCAACGCCAAGACTTGCAGCAGTCGCTACAAACTCACCAAGATCTCCTGGATGTGGCACCAGTGGGATATTTGCAAGTCGATGAAGAAAATCAACTGCTCTGGTGCAATCAGCAAGCCCAGAAAATGTTGTATTTACAACGATGGCAACCAGGGCAGGTACGTCTGTTGCTAGAATTGGTGCGGTCATATGAACTTGATCAGCTGATTGAACAAACACGCGATCGCCAAAAAGCCCAAACCAAAGAGTGGGTTTTTCACCCTTCTTGTGATAATGCGGCGGAAATGCCCACCATCAAATCTCTAACTTTGCGAGGCTCTAGTTTACCTTTACCTCACGGACAGGTGGGAGTATTTTTAGAAAACCGTCAACCCTTGCTAGATATGAATCATGTCAGGGAGCGATCGTTTTCGGATTTAGCCCATGAATTAAGAACACCCCTGACTTCGATTCGCTTAGTTGTAGAAACCCTACAAAATCGCCTAGAACCGCCTTTAAATCGCTGGGTTGACCGTTTGATGCAGGAGGTAGATAGACTCATTAACTTGGTGCAAAGCTGGCTAGAACTCACCCAAATTGAAATCAACCCCGCCATGCAACTGCAAGCGGAGGATGTGGAAGTGCGATCGCTCATAGCCTCTGTTTGGGAAACCCTAGAACCATTAGCACAGCGCCAACACCTGTCTCTAGCTTATTCCGGCCCTGAAGAGATTTGGATGAAAGCTGATCCAGCCCGTATTTATCAAGTCTTCCTGAACTTGCTTGATAACAGCATCAAGTACAGTTCTCCTGATACCAGCATCCAAATTCAGGCAAAAATTTTATCGTCACAAGATATTCCCAGTTTAGAAATTAATCTCATTGATTCTGGTGTAGGCTTTGCTTCAGAAGATTTACCCCACATTTTTGAGCGATTTTACCGGGGAGATAAAGCGCGGACTCATACCCCAATGCCAGAAAGTAATTCTATGGGCGCAATGGTTGGGAATGGTTTAGGATTAGCGATCGTGCGGCAAATTGTTCTAGCTCACGGTGGTTCAATCAAAGCCATGAATCATCCCGAAACTGGTGGCGCATGGATGCAACTTCTCTTCCCTGAAGTGATGGCAAACTCATAGAGCCAAGACTATAGTTAAAAATATCTTCACGTTTGAGACTACAAGTGTGAAAGCCGTTCTTTATAGTCCCAACCCAGACAGTCCCCAGTTAGCACGCGCCATTAGGCGTTTAGAACGGGATGTATTACGCATGGGAGCTTTGGTAGAACAATCATTTCGCCTCAGCCACCAAGCGTTATTTGCCCGTGATTTAACAGCAGCTGAGGAACTGCCACGATTAGATAAAAAAATTGATCGTTTTTATAGACAAATAGAATCAGACTGTACGGCCATCATGACACTACAAGCACCAACAGCTCAAGATTTACGCTGTTTAAGTGCTTTTATGCAGCTTGTGAGAGATTTAGAGCGGATTGGAGATTATGCCAAGGATTTAGCTGACATTGCGGTGAAAATCTTTCCCTATCCTCCTCACACGTCTTTACCAGAAATTGCAGTCATGTCTCATCATGCCCAAGCCATGTTAGCAACTAGCTTAATAGCTTTGGCAGATTTAGATGAAGTCGGTGGGCGAAGTATCAAGCACTTGGATGATGCCGTAGACAATGCTTATGATCGTCTTTATCAAACTTTAGCTCAACAACGCGATGTCCCAGGTGTTGTGGAACCAATTATATTGCTAGCATTAGCAATTCGTTGTTTGGAACGTATGGCAGATCATGCAACTAATATTGGTCAACGAGTGGCGTATATTGTTACAGGTCAACGCTCTTAAATTAAGCTCAGAGCATGAGAGATAGGGGATTGGTAATTAACCAATCCTCTATTTTTTTGTTGGGGCATGGGGCAATCTCCAGAAATTAAATATGCGTTTTCCAGAAACCTTGTAGAGACGTTCCATGGGTAGGGATTTTCGTCTCTACATTCTTTTTTGGAGATATAGTATTCACATTTAGATGAAAACTTAGTTAATCACAGTGAGATTTTACTAAATGCTAACCTTTTCTTAATCTTACGCGATTAGATTGGCGTAGTAACCAGAGAAAATTAATTCTAATCCTCAACTTGCGCCAGCTTTCTATCCCGCCAAAAAATTTATTCCGAGGCGGAATATCGGGTAGGTGCAAGAGATAAGCTAATCTCCTGCACAATGTTTATCTTCGTAAATTTATGTAAAAGTTTATACTAGCGTACATGAAAATATACATAACTCAACAAAGAAAATTGCTATAGGTAAAACTCAACAATAATAGGCAAAATATATTACCTACTAATTATTTGACTATTAGCATTAATTATCAGATATATTACTCACTATAATGTATGTATAAATATATCAATCATTGTTTTTTATATATACATTACCGATGAACTAATTATCATTAAAAATACCAAAAAGTGATAAAAATATGATAATGATCTTTACAAGAATCATTCACTATTAATATATTTAATATTAAATAAAATAATATCCCATTATACAAATATTAAACAATATCTATTAAAAATAAATTACCAACTTTATTCTCTATTGAAAGGTAGTATTAATAACCAGTTTTTGAATGACTCAGAAGCTTTAAAACCATCCAAAATTTACTAATCACCATCTAGCAAACACTCCCACAATGTCATCGATAATTTTTACACCAGATTCTGCCACCGCATTAGACAAACCTAACTTTAGTGGGCATTTATCACAAAGACTATTTACCCGTCGAGAAGTCCTACCAACCCGTAATGATGTACTGTGGCTGATTGAACGTGGGGCAGTTCGCACTATAACTTGGGGTGAAGATGGCACATTTATCACTTTGGGATATTGGGGGGCTGGTGATGTCATTGGGTATGCTTTATCTAAAGTCAAACCATACCAAATTGAGTGTCTGACCAGTGTAGAAGCGTCCACCTTGCCGCCACATCTTTGGCATCAATATACAGATGCTTTAATAGCTCACATTCAAACCTCAGAAGAGCTTTTAAGCATAGTAAACCGTAAACCCATTTCATTACGGTTGTGGCAATTTTTGTTGTGGTTAAGTGAAAGATTTGGACGGAATGTCGAACAAGGTACTCTGATTGAATTATATATCACTCATCAGGAAATTGCAGAGGTCTTGAATACGACAAGAGTAACAATAACAAAGCTGCTACAGGAGTTTGAAACGGAAGGAATGCTGTTACGCCATCAGCGTCGAATTATTTTGCGTTTACCAAATAATTAAATGGAAAATTTAATAGAAAAAATTTAGTTTTGCTCTTGTGCTAATGGCTGTAAAATATGTATAATCACTACTGATATCATGTGTAAATTCCCTTATAGACATTGGGGTTATAGATTTTACCATGTATTCAAACGAGTTGGTGTGAGTGAAAGATAAAATCATGACAAAATTATTTTGGAACGCTTTAAAGGTAAGTCCAGCGATCGTTGCTGCCACCTTTGTTGCAGCTAATGGTGCATACGCTGCGGAAGCTAATGAAAATGTGACAAGTGTTGCCCAATTGACCCAAGCTTCTCAAGAAATGGGTCAGGTAACATCCGTATCTCAATTCTCTGACGTACAACCTACAGACTGGGCTTTCCAAGCATTGCAATCCTTGGTTGAGCGTTACGGTTGTATCGCAGGTTATCCCAACCTCACATACCGTGGTAATCGTGCTTTGACCCGGTATGAGTTTGCGGCTGGTTTAAATGCTTGTTTAGACAGAGTAAATGAGTTAATTGCTACAGCTACAGCTGACTTGGTAACTAAGGAAGATTTAGCTACCTTACAACGTTTGCAAGAAGAATTTTCTGCGGAATTAGCTACCCTGCGCGGTCGCGTCGATGCTTTAGAAGCGCGTACTGCTGAATTGGAAGCTAATCAGTTCTCTACTACCACCAAACTCTCAGGGGAAGCAATCTTTGGCTTGTCTCAAGTATTTGGTGATACAAGAGCTGATGGTGACAACGACTCAACTAATAATGGTGATCTAGAGAGCAACACCACCTTCTCTAACCGTGTACGGTTAACACTGAACACCAGCTTCACCGGTACAGACAGACTACAAACTCGTTTGAACGCTGGTAACTTCATCCCCAATAATGGCACAACGGGTACTAGAATGACCCGTTTGGGCTTTGATGAAGAAACTGATAATCAAGTTGTAATCGATAAAGTTAACTACGCTTTCAATTTAGGTCCAGCACGGGTCAAGATTGATGCTGTTGGTGCTGAGTTGAACGATAACGTCAACGTCTTCCATCCTGACTTCAGCAGCAGTGGTTCAGGCGCGCTCTCTCGCTATGGACGTTTCAGCCCAATTTATCGTTTTGGTGCTGATGGTGCAGGTTTGACAGTTGAATTCAATCCTGGTGGTCCTTTGACATTGAGCGCAGCTTATTTAGCACCTAACGCCAATGACCCATCTGCTCGTAATGGTTTGTTCGATGGTAGTAATGCTATCTTCGGTCAAGTCGCTTTCAAACCAAATGACGCATTGAATATAGGTTTTACCTATGTTCGTGCTTATCAGAATAGTGCAGGTAATGGTGTAAACCTGACCGGCAGTACAGGAAGCAGTATAGCACCTAACTCTGCTCGCAGACCTTTTGGTAATGATGCTACTTCATCTAACAACTACGGTATCCAAGCGACCTTCCAACCTAGCTCTAAATTGACTTTTGGTGGTTGGGTAGGTTACACCGATGCGAAAGCAGAAGCTGGTGCTGACAGAGATGCTGATATTTGGTACTGGGCTGCTAGCTTGGCTGTGAAAGACTTTGGTAGAGAAGGTAACACCTTTGGTTTAATTTTTGGTCAACCACCTAAATTAACTGGTGGTAGCGGAATTACCAGAGATCCTAACACTTCCTATCACTTAGAAGGACTGTACAAAATCAGCCTGACCGAGAACATTCAGGTCACACCTGGATTGTTGGTGATTTTCAACCCTGAACACAGAGACAGCAACGATACCATTTATGTTGGTACTCTCCGCACAACCTTCAGATTCTAAAAAAATGACAGTGGGTTAGTTAGCATTTGACTGCTGACTAACAATGACAGCCCGCCTACAAGCGGGCTTTTATTTTTTTAAAGTGAGTTTTCTGACCTCTCCCCCGACCCCTCTCCGACGCGGAGAGGGGAGTAAAAAGCTTAATTTAATTTGGCGTTGCTCCTTCTTTTCTCGCAGGAAAGAGAGATTGGGGCAGAGAGGAGTAAAAATTTATTCAGCTTCCAAGTCTGGTTGCTTAGATAAATCTGAGGGAGGCCGATCGCTACTCCATGCCCACCAAGCACAACCACACTGGCAACTATAAAACTCCTGCCATTTGCGACGATGGTTTTCTGTCAGCACAGGCGATCGCCGATTAATCCAAACTTGCAAAGCCTCTAAACTACTAGCACGGCAACTAGGACAGCAAAACTCATAAGCGTGAACTGCCTTATCTGTCCATTCAGGTGGTGTGGGAGCAAAAGCGTCCATTGGTATAATTCTTAAATCGTAATAATAGAATACACGGGGTGGGGAGCAGAGGTGCAGGGGAAGCAGGGGAAGCAGGGGAGGTAGGGGGAGCAGAATGGAACCAAAGATTGAAATTCGCCGATTGTTAGATGTGATGCCTGCTTCTGGGCGCATGACTACTAAAATTGTTAGTAAACCAGAACAGTCTCAGGTGATGGATGCTGCTTTTCCCTTACCTTGGAATCAGGAACGACCAATATATATTAATTTTGATTTGTGGGGTCGTCTGCCGAAACCACAACGAGATTTACTGTTATTACGGAAAGTTTCCTGGTTGACAGGTGTGAGATGGTTTAAACCTGATATTTATCAAGGTGTCGCCTTGGCTGGGTTATTGGGTGGATTAGTCGAATTCACCCAGTCAGATTTTGTGGGTGTGGCGGTAGCTGGGGGGTTAAGTGCGATCGCTCTCACACGGATTTGGCGCAGCAATAAATCTCAGGAATCAGAGATAAATGCTGATTTAGCCGCAATTCGGGTAGCACAAAGACGGGGTTACTCAGAAACGGAAGCTGCTCAACATTTGTTGTCTGCGATTGAGACAGTCAGCAAAATTGAAGGTAATTCTGGGTTAAGTTTTATCGATTTAATTCGTTGCCAAAATTTGAGAGCGATCGCTGGATTATCGCCCATTGGTGTACCAGATGATTACGATAAATAAGGGACTTCCAGAGAAAAAATATTCCAAATGTAGGGTGCGTCAGTATGAAGAATTTCTTTGTGTAGTTAGGTTTTCTGACACTGACGCACCCTACTAAACTATCAAGTCCTCTCTGCGAGACGCTGTGCGTAGCTTGCTTCCCCGGAGGGGTACACTACGAACACCTTATTGGTTAATCATCTTGGCCAGAATATTATGTGTCATCGTCTGTGCATCAGGACTTAATACCGAGGGGCGTAACTTGGGCGCATTGTAATCATCTAATCCCCAACTCCACTGTATTGAACCAGTGGCAAAGACTATTGCTCCAGAATCTGCCGTGTACATAGTCATATCGGAATATCTAGTTCTGCCCTTATATCGATAAGGAGAATGAGCTAGACGTATTGTATTAGCTGGGGCGTGGCGAAACATTCGATCTACTTCGTAGCCTAATAGTCCTTTTAAACGCATCTCTTGGGGGGGGATTTGGCGAGCATTCTTCACAGATGCTGTATTATCGGGCTGTAATTGCGTACCAGCTAACAACCAATCCGGTGCTGTGTTATTCACAACAATGTCGTCATTTACTTGAAATGTTTCATACATCACCCCTATCAATGCTTCCTCTGGGCGATTTACAGGTTTACTACGCCACTGAGTTGTGACTAAGAAATCGTTTGTCGGATCATTGTCTCTCGCAAATGGATCTAAAGCCGCACTTTCTTTGTAAGCAACGATAGTACGGTTCATGTCCTTAGTAATTCGACTTGGCTCAAAACGAATCTGCCAGTAGCAGGTGTTAGCAGAGAAAAATCCCAGATTTAAACCGTTATCCCTAGCTGTTTCTACATTTTGGCGCATTTTTGCTGTCCAATATTCGTCATGCCCTACTGACAGAAAAACCTTGTGCAACCACAGCATGGGTTTGGTGGTATTGAGGTCTAAACGATTTTCATGGGTATCAATATTTGTGATATATGTAACATCATAGCCAGAACGTTCTAGCCACCTAACCATGTTATATTCCCAGCCGGCGTTAGAAGTTTTATTTGGTGGTTGAACATTGGTTAAAAATTCTCCTGCACCAACTCCATAGGCGGCGGCTGGATTGGGACTAGCAGCATAGGGACGGTTGAAAGAAACTTTGTATGCTTGTTTACCGCGACTATTCCAACGGTATAGGGACATTTCACCCCAGTTGTTGTAGGCTTGATAAGTTGTGATGCTTGATTGAAATACGAGATCAGAAGGGCGACTGTCATCACGCACCACAAAGATAATGTAGCTTTGCTTACCACTTTTACTAGCAGTCAGTTTTGCTAAATAAAAACCACTAGCCCATTGTGTGGGATCTTGAGAGTTATACGGGATTTCGAGAGTGTATGGATTTTTCCAATTACATTCAATCAGACCAGTGCTTTTATCTATAATTGGCGGTGGTTGCTTAACTCCTACTCTTTGAATAGCAGCAGCCATTTGCCTACCACCAGCACCACCATACCAACCCATCCGAAAGATTTCTATGGTATAGTTTGGCTCTTTAGTATTGACAAATAACTTAATTGTGTCGCCACGATTCACGCTTGTGAGTGAAGCATAGCCTTCTATCTCTCGCCTAGTGGCGGGATTAGTCAACTGCCAAGCTGTAGTGCCAATTTTTTGATTTTCAATGATGATGGGATTATTTTTTTGATCAGCAAACTCTACAAGATGATCCGCGATCGCATCTGGTTGGTAAAAAACGATAACAGTAGTGAAAATTAATAATACTGGTAATACAACCCTGGTAATCAGGTTTAATCGTTGTCTCAATAACATCAGTAGTGAGCAATTAAATCGGTACGATGTTTTAATTGTTTCACGTTTTGTATAAGAGCAGGTAGTTTCGATCAATGTCTATGCCTCTGTGCCTCGGTGCCTCTGTGGTAAAAAAACTACAAAGACACGTAGACACAGAGAGCATGAAAATACCTCTTCTCTAGCCCCTAGACTCTACTTTTAAACAATGATAAAGTTTGTACTCATAGCCATCTACGGATGGCAAAGTTTGAGTATCGGCTGCACATTTTTTGACTGCTTTGTCTACAGGTGCATGAAAATTTACCAGCCACAAATCAAAGGGTAGTGGTAATGCTTTGACAGTATTTTCTAGGGTAGTAGTTGCAGTATGAGAATCTTGGTCTTGATGTGCCAGAAGAAATAGAGAACCGGGAGACTTAATATTTTGTATTCTCAATTCCCTAGCTATTCCCATCATTTCACCCATCTGCACATGGGTGATTTGTGTAGTGGCAATGAGAACGGGAACTTGGGATGTTTGTTGAATTAATTTGATGAATAGATCAGGGCGGTAGTATTTCTGATAACCAAGATTGCAAATCACTGTTAGGGCGCTAACAAATCCCATCAACCAAATCACCATGACGGCTTTTTTACCTTGATAACTGTGCCAAGCCACGGCTAGACTAGCTCCTAGTAAAACAATCACACATGGGAAGTAAACAAAGTTATAACGCGCACCTCTGGTTAAGTCTATACCTAGAAAATAGGTAAACATAAAAAATAAAGCGATCGCTCCTACAACAACCCCCGTTAATACCTGTGTTGTCAAACGGGTTTCTGGTTGCTGTAAGTTTGCTTTCAACCCCTGGACTAAAATTGGTGCTGCCCAAATGATAAAGATCAGCATCACCAAACCAGAAGCAATCACAACTACCAAATCTGGTGATTCTACGGGTAGTAAGTAAAGCATAGTTACCCAAGCCCCAAAAGCCTGAAACAACGGACTTAACCAAGCAAATCCTTGACGGGGCTGCTGTATCCATTCTGTTAATTGCTCACCGTAGCTATTCTGTAAAAAAACTGGTAGCCAAACTATACCAGTGATAAAAGTACCTAGTGCAACACCATAGATCCGTCGCCAAGGGGGAGATAAGAAAACTTTGGGGTTAATTGGGATTTGCCGCCCAGCCAGAACTATCAACACCAAGCCTTCTGTACACAAAGTCAGAACAAAGAAATAATGAGTAGCTATTCCCAAGGCATTAATTATTAGCCAACCTAGTGCGATGGTAATAGGTATTTGTGTCTGGTTTTGAATGTGGCGAGTAGCTATAACAAAGCAGGCGAGGGAAGCAATCACCCACACAATTGCCAAAGTGTAGTGCCGGGCTTCTTGTGCCAAAAAGATGGCGTATGGTGACACAGCCATTATGGCTGCTGCTAAATGAGCTACTAAGCGGGAGCGAAAGGCAATCCAGCTAAAGATATAGATAGCGGGGATAGATACCGCCCCTAAAATCGCCGCTAGCGATCGCGCCCCCCACAATGAAACTAAACCCTGTTGCGTGGGAAATAACTGCATCCATAAGTGGGCTAAAGCAAAGTACATTGGGGGATGGTTGGTTTCATGACTCAGGTGTGTCCAGACATCATGAAGATTTGCAGCTGGTTGTGGTTGCAGTGGTTGCAACAAAATCTCAGGTGCGATCGCTTGATTTAAAGGTACTCCTAAAAAACTGTTGCCCAGACTAAACACCAAGGTGGAAAATTCATCAGTCCAAGGAGGCTTGGCGGTTAAGTTGGTTAAACGTAAGCCGAGTCCGATGATTACCCACATCAGCAACAGTAAAGGATGAAACCAACGAGCCGGAATGGTAGAGTGCCAATTATACAAACGCATCTATTCCTTGCTAGAAGCCAAGTACCAGAACAAGTCAATCTGTATATATTAGACCTCAGATTGGCCGTTTAATTTGTTCGCTATATTTTACGGTAAATCTGCGTTCCTTCGATGTTGTTCAAAAGTACGTACTGCGTTTGTAGAGTTTTTTCCAATAAAGCCACAGCATCTGGATGATCCTGTAAATACCAGACACCTTCTTTCTTGACAATAAATTCGGGTTTTTGATTAAGAATTTGGAGTAACTCTTGGTTGGTAGTAGCAGTTTGACCTTTCACAGCACGCAATAAATATTCTCTACTAATATTCGACGGATGTGTGACTATCTTCGTTGGTGGTTTAATGTCAAGCAGCCAATAAACAAGATGATGCTCCATCATATAGATTGTAGTATTGCGCCCCCCTTGTTGAGATAAGTATTGGGCTAACTCATATTCTCTGCCATAGGAGAGTGGTTGTTGCGAGAAAAAGCGAGTTCCAACTACTTTGTATTCATTTAATGTTGGTAGTGCCACTAGAGTCAAAGTCAATATCAGAATAAAATATCCTGCTTTGAGGTTGAATTTTAAAAGACCAATAAACCAAGATGAAAATATGACAGCGAAAAAAGGAGCAAGTTGAATCATATAATGATTATGCGCTGCCCCACTCTTTAAAATCGACAATTCGGTACCAAAAAAGAATATAGTGCAGTATATTAATTGATTTTGTTTTAATGACAAGTTTTTCTCTTGTTTAATCAGCCTAATTATTTGTATTATTCCAATTAAAAATACAATACCCCATACATTATAAATTTGCTGAAAAATAAGTTGCCATAATGATGCTTGAGAAGTAGAATAAGCTAAAGAGGCATCAATTATTGATACCTTAAATATTTGAGTATTATTGGTTATTACATAGGGCAAGTATAACACTATAGGTGGAATTAAAAAGCCAATGATATAAGCAATAATTTCAAAATATTTTTTCTCATTGAAATTTATACTTTTGGCTAAAATGTATAAGCCTAAAATTAATGTTACATAGGCTAAATTTAGGCGAATCATACAGGCAAATGCCATCAACAACCCAACCAGAAAAAATTTAATATTCCCTAACTTATTACTTCTCACCAGTAAGGCTAAAGCACCGAGTAAAGGCACAAGAGCTATATGCTCAGTCATGACAGATTTACCATCTGTCAGAGGACCACTTAGCATGATAAAGAGCATAGCAGCCGATAGACTGATTTTTAAACTCCAGAGAGAGCGACAAATATAATAGGTTAGGATTGCGGCAGCGATGACGCATAGAGTTCCAAATAAGCGAACAGATATAATAGATTTACCAAAAGCAAACATCGCAAAAGCATAGCTAAAGAATGCCAGTGGAGGTTTGAGATCCCAGAGTTCTAAATAGGGTAGGTTGCCGTCTAAAATAGATTGACCCATAAGAATAAACGTACTTTCATCCCAATTAAATACGGCACGAAAGAAAAACGGCAGACGAAACAAAAAGCTAAATAGAACTATAATAATTAAAATTCTTGATTTAGATAGGTGTAGGCATTTCATTACAGTTCTTGGCTATCCTCTAGGGGCAATTTTTATGTATGTTTGATTACAGTATTTGATCATACTGCTAAAAGTATAGTTTACAGGATTTATGTAAGTGTCTGATTTAACGGCAGTGATACAATTTGTACTCATAGCCATGCACATATGGCAATGATTTAGTTTCAGGTACACATTTTTTCACTTCTTCGGGTGTGGGTGCATGAAAATTCACTAGCCATAAGTCCAAAGGTCGTGGTAGTTGCTTTAAGGTATTTTCTAAGGACAAGGTGGAAGTATTGGGGTCTTTCTCTTGATGAGCTAACAGAAATTTGGTACTAATAGGTGAATCAGAAAATTTTACCTCCCAGGCAATCCCCATCATTTCGCCAGTTTGCACTAAGCTTTTGTGGGTTGTGGCAATGAGGACTGGAAGTGAGGAATTTTGTTCAATTAAAGGGACGAACAAATCAGGGCGGTAGTATTTGCGATACCCCAAATTGCTAGTAACAGTAACAGCACTAATTAATCCCATGACCCCAATGAGGATCACAGCTTTTTTACCATTTATACCCCATTTACCAATTTCTGGATTTTGATAACAAACTGCAAGGCTTGCCCCCAGTAGGATCATAACGGCAGGAAAATAAACAAAGTTGTAACGAGCGCCTCGTGTCAGGTCAATACCAAGAATATAAGTAAATATAAAGAATACAGCGATCGCTCCTAAAACTACCCCAGCCAATACCTGAGCGATCGCACCTGTTTCAGGTTGCTGTAGTTGGACTTTAATACCACGAAGTAAAATTGGTGTTGCCCAAATAAAGAAAATTAACATTACCAACCCAGAGGCAATTACAGTTGTTAACTCTGGTGCTTCTACTGGTAGTAAGGAAATCATGGTAATCCACGCTGCGAAAGCTTGGAAAATGGGGCTGACCCATTCCAGTCCAACACGTTCACCTTGAATCCACTCTGTTAAACTACTAAGATACCGATTTTGTAAAAAGCTCGGTAGCCAAACTAAACCTGCTACAGCAGTACCAGTGGACACAGCATAGATACGCCACCACAAAGGGGAGAAAAATACTAAAGTTTTTGTTTGTATAGATTGTTGCCAAGCTAAAATGATCAAAACTAGAGCTTCAGCACCGAGTGTAAGAACAAAGAAATAATGAGTAGCAATACCCAAAGCATTAATTCCTACCCAACAGATCATTAACCCAAGTGGTAATGATGTATGGTTTTGCAGGTAACGGGTGGCAATTACCAAACATGACAGGGAAGCTATCACCCAAACAATAGCTAAACTATAATGACGTGCTTCTTGTGCTAAGAAAATGCCGTATGGTGAGACTGCCATCATAGCAGCAGCTAG carries:
- a CDS encoding sensor histidine kinase, with protein sequence MLLLGFFLGLAVGIGFWIWQQVQLNRYLWQLLQPLNSRSSKLALSWLPRLRQEITTLKQQRQDLQQSLQTHQDLLDVAPVGYLQVDEENQLLWCNQQAQKMLYLQRWQPGQVRLLLELVRSYELDQLIEQTRDRQKAQTKEWVFHPSCDNAAEMPTIKSLTLRGSSLPLPHGQVGVFLENRQPLLDMNHVRERSFSDLAHELRTPLTSIRLVVETLQNRLEPPLNRWVDRLMQEVDRLINLVQSWLELTQIEINPAMQLQAEDVEVRSLIASVWETLEPLAQRQHLSLAYSGPEEIWMKADPARIYQVFLNLLDNSIKYSSPDTSIQIQAKILSSQDIPSLEINLIDSGVGFASEDLPHIFERFYRGDKARTHTPMPESNSMGAMVGNGLGLAIVRQIVLAHGGSIKAMNHPETGGAWMQLLFPEVMANS
- a CDS encoding iron uptake porin; the encoded protein is MTKLFWNALKVSPAIVAATFVAANGAYAAEANENVTSVAQLTQASQEMGQVTSVSQFSDVQPTDWAFQALQSLVERYGCIAGYPNLTYRGNRALTRYEFAAGLNACLDRVNELIATATADLVTKEDLATLQRLQEEFSAELATLRGRVDALEARTAELEANQFSTTTKLSGEAIFGLSQVFGDTRADGDNDSTNNGDLESNTTFSNRVRLTLNTSFTGTDRLQTRLNAGNFIPNNGTTGTRMTRLGFDEETDNQVVIDKVNYAFNLGPARVKIDAVGAELNDNVNVFHPDFSSSGSGALSRYGRFSPIYRFGADGAGLTVEFNPGGPLTLSAAYLAPNANDPSARNGLFDGSNAIFGQVAFKPNDALNIGFTYVRAYQNSAGNGVNLTGSTGSSIAPNSARRPFGNDATSSNNYGIQATFQPSSKLTFGGWVGYTDAKAEAGADRDADIWYWAASLAVKDFGREGNTFGLIFGQPPKLTGGSGITRDPNTSYHLEGLYKISLTENIQVTPGLLVIFNPEHRDSNDTIYVGTLRTTFRF
- a CDS encoding DUF3318 domain-containing protein, whose amino-acid sequence is MEPKIEIRRLLDVMPASGRMTTKIVSKPEQSQVMDAAFPLPWNQERPIYINFDLWGRLPKPQRDLLLLRKVSWLTGVRWFKPDIYQGVALAGLLGGLVEFTQSDFVGVAVAGGLSAIALTRIWRSNKSQESEINADLAAIRVAQRRGYSETEAAQHLLSAIETVSKIEGNSGLSFIDLIRCQNLRAIAGLSPIGVPDDYDK
- a CDS encoding winged helix-turn-helix domain-containing protein, with translation MYTSESIKYSPRADIGQTSRVLVVEDEELIQEMLAVALEEEGYGVLTVPDGRSAVEYIKGFEPNGGEFPFDLIILDIMLPQINGLDICRLLRHQGNPVPILMLSAKGSETDRVLGLEVGADDYLTKPFSMRELVARCRALLRRQRLSTLPQLPVLKYKEVTLNPQECRVLVRGQEVNLSPKEFRLLELFMSYARRVWSREQLLDQVWGPDFVGDSKTVDVHIRWLREKLEQDPSHPEYIVTVRGFGYRFG
- a CDS encoding Crp/Fnr family transcriptional regulator, which produces MSSIIFTPDSATALDKPNFSGHLSQRLFTRREVLPTRNDVLWLIERGAVRTITWGEDGTFITLGYWGAGDVIGYALSKVKPYQIECLTSVEASTLPPHLWHQYTDALIAHIQTSEELLSIVNRKPISLRLWQFLLWLSERFGRNVEQGTLIELYITHQEIAEVLNTTRVTITKLLQEFETEGMLLRHQRRIILRLPNN
- the phoU gene encoding phosphate signaling complex protein PhoU, yielding MKAVLYSPNPDSPQLARAIRRLERDVLRMGALVEQSFRLSHQALFARDLTAAEELPRLDKKIDRFYRQIESDCTAIMTLQAPTAQDLRCLSAFMQLVRDLERIGDYAKDLADIAVKIFPYPPHTSLPEIAVMSHHAQAMLATSLIALADLDEVGGRSIKHLDDAVDNAYDRLYQTLAQQRDVPGVVEPIILLALAIRCLERMADHATNIGQRVAYIVTGQRS